The Geminocystis sp. NIES-3708 genomic sequence TAATAATTCTAATTTATTGTTTTCTATTATTTCAGTAGAATCATTAAAAAGAATACTAAACCAAGTCGTTTGAGCGGTGATAATATCTCCTAAAAATAAGAAAGATAATCCCAAATACCAATAATTATCTGTAATTAAGGGATTAATATTAATCTCTCGTTCAAAAAAATCTACTGCCTCTTGATATTTTTCTTCCTTGAGAAATTGCTGAAATTTTCCTTTCGTCAAAAAATTTATCCATTCTTGAGTGCGAACTTTCCAACCGTAATTATAATTAACAAAATCAACCTGTTTTCGTAGATGATTTTCTAATTCATAATCTTCATTAAGATATTGTTGTAAAATTTCCACAGTTTTAAGAATAAAAACTTCACCATATCTATTCCAATCATTATCATCCACGGCAAGTAAAGAGCCAAAATTTGCAGATGTTTCCCCAAGTGCTCCCAAATCGCTAGTAATGATATAACAACCACTTGCCATGGCTTCCATCACTGCGATACAAGAAGTTTCAGGAAAAGTATTAGGATAACTTAAAATAGATACTGATTTTAATTCCTCTGCTAATTTTTTCTGAGAAATTGAACCAATATATTCAACACCTTCCATATTCTGGCATTTCTCGTATAACCCAGCATATTTAGATTCATCATTGATTTGATAAACTTGCATACTGGAAAAAACTTTCAAAGTAATTTCTGGAATCAATTTTTTGATATAAGGAAAAAACTCTAAAAGTAAATCTAAACCACGAAAAGGAGTGCTGGTGTAAGCCAAAACAGGAGGGTTGATTTTATGGCTTAAAATCTGCTCATTTTCTCTAAATAATTGAGCAAAATTAGGACTAATGGCATTATTTAAAATAGTAACTTTCTCAGGAGAGATAGGAAAAGTTTTTAAATATTGGTCTTTTTGCCATTGACTGATTAAGACAATTTGATCATAAATATTAACTAATTCAGCATTTAACAAACATTCAACGGCTGGTTGATCTTGTGCGTGTTGTAACCATAAAATAAGAAGACAGTGAGAACTAATTAAATTTTTTATAGTAAAGCCAAAAGCAGGTCTATTTTGCAGAATGACAATGTCCACTGTCAGAAAAAAACTAACATTAATTTCATTGTAGGAAAGACAAGAAACTCCCCGATAAATACCTCCTTTACTGAGGTTATTAATTAGATAAATTTCATGACCTAATTTTACCAAATTTTCGGCTAAATAACAGATCATTGATTGAGAACCGCTCAATGGTTGAGAATGGGGAGTTTCCACGTTATAGTCAATATTACCCAAATCTAAAAAAACAATTTTCATCAAAAATAGTTAGATTTTTTCTACTAATAAATATAAAAAAGTCTCTAGTTTAATAACTAAATCAATAATTTCTTTTTCAG encodes the following:
- a CDS encoding glycosyltransferase family 4 protein; amino-acid sequence: MKIVFLDLGNIDYNVETPHSQPLSGSQSMICYLAENLVKLGHEIYLINNLSKGGIYRGVSCLSYNEINVSFFLTVDIVILQNRPAFGFTIKNLISSHCLLILWLQHAQDQPAVECLLNAELVNIYDQIVLISQWQKDQYLKTFPISPEKVTILNNAISPNFAQLFRENEQILSHKINPPVLAYTSTPFRGLDLLLEFFPYIKKLIPEITLKVFSSMQVYQINDESKYAGLYEKCQNMEGVEYIGSISQKKLAEELKSVSILSYPNTFPETSCIAVMEAMASGCYIITSDLGALGETSANFGSLLAVDDNDWNRYGEVFILKTVEILQQYLNEDYELENHLRKQVDFVNYNYGWKVRTQEWINFLTKGKFQQFLKEEKYQEAVDFFEREININPLITDNYWYLGLSFLFLGDIITAQTTWFSILFNDSTEIIENNKLELLDILQTQIKELWKLERDDLRELLENTIKDVSC